A single window of Chryseobacterium shigense DNA harbors:
- a CDS encoding VWA domain-containing protein → MRRLPIYFLVDVSESMVGEPIEQVQEGIANIIRELKKDPYSLETVYISIIGFAGEAEVITPMQDIISFYPPKIPIGSGTSLSQGLIKVMDCIDRDIVKTTYERKGDWKPIVFLFTDGVPTDDATKAIERWNNKYHGKSNTIAGNNNDRTKVDFMNDTDIDQQLLTWTDFWSRGNHDDRTLAIIY, encoded by the coding sequence ATGAGAAGACTGCCTATTTATTTTTTAGTCGATGTTTCCGAATCTATGGTTGGAGAGCCTATTGAGCAGGTTCAGGAAGGCATCGCCAATATCATCAGGGAATTAAAAAAAGACCCTTATTCACTTGAAACAGTTTACATTTCCATTATAGGTTTCGCAGGTGAGGCTGAGGTTATTACCCCGATGCAGGATATTATCAGTTTTTATCCTCCGAAAATTCCTATCGGAAGCGGAACATCGTTGTCTCAGGGACTGATTAAAGTAATGGATTGTATAGACCGGGATATCGTAAAAACAACCTATGAAAGAAAAGGCGACTGGAAACCTATTGTTTTTCTTTTTACAGACGGAGTTCCTACCGATGATGCCACAAAAGCTATAGAAAGGTGGAATAATAAATATCATGGGAAATCCAATACCATAGCCGGAAATAATAATGACCGCACAAAAGTAGATTTTATGAACGATACCGACATCGATCAGCAGCTTCTTACTTGGACAGATTTCTGGAGCCGCGGAAATCATGACGACAGAACATTGGCTATAATTTATTAA
- a CDS encoding helix-hairpin-helix domain-containing protein: protein MKKTVKVISILDHTKSYEYVDESPIRGGVKDVYFSPEREYVVAFYRNPLDEGQKERIMRIVSTYLENIKNGNSSDYFLNEIFRWPYDIVEKNKLTGIVVPIYHDKFSFAKGYIGSDNIQGQDKVGKWFTAPMFRNQQYPLRLDHSELGDWLSYFQITINISRGVKKLHQMGLAHSDLSYNNILIDPVTKSACIIDIDGLVVPKLFPPEVIGTADFIAPEVLKTKHLGMQDPGRHLPNQKTDLHALAVLIYMYLFRRHPLRGGKIWDLDSEKDEIISMGEKALFIEHSADSNNQVKPDHLRKWDAFWGDPQKIPFTAAGPYLSELFKKAFIDGLHDPIRRPTANEWETALLKTADLIQPCHNPECTEKWYVFDNSSNPKCPFCGTPHQGTLPVLDLYFKFDDEVWKPENHRLMVYNNQYLFKWHVSRKVIRNENLTMQDKMQVGYFTFHHGKWVFVNQSLTSMKDVTEQKEIPPGSMVELTDGKKILLSAEEGGRLVLVTMANQ from the coding sequence ATGAAAAAGACCGTTAAAGTTATTTCCATTCTGGATCATACAAAATCTTATGAGTATGTTGATGAAAGCCCAATCCGTGGCGGGGTAAAAGACGTCTACTTTTCGCCTGAAAGGGAATATGTGGTTGCCTTTTACAGGAATCCTCTGGATGAAGGACAGAAAGAGCGTATTATGAGAATTGTTTCCACTTATCTGGAAAATATTAAAAACGGAAATTCATCAGATTACTTTCTGAACGAAATATTCAGATGGCCGTATGATATTGTAGAAAAAAATAAGCTGACGGGTATTGTAGTTCCCATTTATCATGATAAATTCTCTTTTGCCAAAGGATATATCGGATCGGATAATATCCAGGGACAGGACAAAGTAGGAAAATGGTTCACGGCACCGATGTTCAGAAACCAACAATATCCTTTAAGGCTGGATCATTCCGAGCTTGGGGATTGGCTGAGTTATTTCCAGATTACCATTAATATCAGCAGGGGAGTAAAAAAACTTCATCAGATGGGGCTGGCACATTCCGATCTTTCCTATAACAATATCCTGATAGATCCCGTTACGAAATCTGCCTGTATTATTGACATAGACGGATTGGTTGTTCCAAAATTATTCCCTCCCGAAGTTATCGGGACCGCTGATTTTATTGCCCCTGAAGTCTTAAAGACCAAGCACTTGGGTATGCAGGACCCCGGAAGACATCTGCCCAATCAGAAAACCGATCTTCACGCATTGGCAGTCCTCATCTATATGTACCTGTTCCGCAGGCACCCTTTAAGAGGAGGAAAGATCTGGGATCTTGATTCTGAAAAGGATGAGATTATTTCTATGGGAGAAAAAGCCCTGTTTATAGAACATTCTGCCGATTCCAATAATCAGGTGAAACCCGACCATCTGAGGAAATGGGACGCGTTCTGGGGCGATCCGCAGAAAATTCCTTTTACCGCAGCCGGACCTTACCTCTCCGAATTGTTTAAAAAAGCTTTTATAGATGGGCTTCATGACCCGATCAGACGTCCTACAGCCAATGAATGGGAAACTGCATTACTCAAAACCGCCGATCTGATACAGCCATGCCACAACCCGGAATGTACGGAAAAATGGTATGTATTCGACAATAGCAGCAACCCGAAATGTCCTTTCTGTGGTACACCGCATCAGGGAACGCTTCCGGTTCTGGATCTGTATTTTAAGTTTGATGATGAAGTATGGAAGCCTGAAAACCACAGGCTGATGGTGTATAACAACCAATATTTATTCAAATGGCATGTTTCCAGAAAAGTGATCAGAAATGAAAATCTTACGATGCAGGATAAAATGCAGGTAGGTTATTTTACCTTTCATCATGGAAAATGGGTGTTTGTTAATCAAAGCCTGACTTCTATGAAAGATGTTACGGAGCAGAAAGAAATTCCGCCGGGATCTATGGTTGAACTGACGGATGGAAAGAAAATACTTTTGTCTGCGGAAGAAGGTGGAAGACTGGTATTGGTAACGATGGCGAATCAGTAA
- a CDS encoding vWA domain-containing protein, producing MLRADPQAMDNLHLSVITFDRKVRNIIPLTDLASFYPMEITCPDSGPTHTGAALEMVSELVKKELIRGSSDGKDDWKPLLFIFTDGKPSDIQKYRQMIPVIRGLEFGAIVGCAAGPKADEQFLKELTDHVVKLDTTDAITLSSFFKWVSSSITMGGKSQGTGESAPLPPPPSELNIII from the coding sequence ATGCTCCGTGCTGATCCCCAGGCAATGGACAACCTTCATCTCAGCGTGATCACCTTTGACCGTAAAGTTAGAAACATCATTCCGCTGACTGATCTGGCCAGCTTTTATCCTATGGAGATTACCTGTCCGGACAGTGGCCCTACCCATACCGGTGCGGCTTTGGAAATGGTTTCGGAGCTGGTAAAAAAAGAACTGATCAGAGGTTCTTCGGATGGAAAAGATGACTGGAAACCGCTACTGTTTATATTTACAGACGGAAAACCATCAGATATCCAGAAATACAGACAGATGATCCCTGTAATCAGAGGCCTGGAATTCGGGGCTATTGTAGGCTGTGCCGCAGGGCCGAAAGCAGATGAACAGTTTTTGAAGGAGCTTACAGATCATGTGGTAAAGCTGGACACTACCGATGCCATTACACTTTCCTCATTTTTCAAATGGGTAAGCTCATCCATTACGATGGGAGGAAAATCACAGGGAACGGGAGAAAGCGCACCATTGCCGCCACCGCCTTCCGAGCTTAATATTATTATCTAA
- a CDS encoding GNAT family N-acetyltransferase encodes MNTAITYRKATENDIDYLLDLRTKTMNPHYSASHLPTDREATLQRILYQFDKANIILLNNEPVGLLKISRTGHKTEVLQLQIDPGQQGKGLGKKILGNILTESSAEEKTVSLSVLKTNKAQHLYTSLGFKTVNEDEHSFFMEFQGGFESLSPFSR; translated from the coding sequence ATGAATACTGCCATCACCTACAGGAAAGCCACAGAAAATGATATCGACTATCTTCTTGACCTGAGAACAAAAACGATGAATCCTCATTATTCAGCTTCCCATCTTCCAACAGACAGAGAGGCTACGCTTCAGAGGATTCTTTACCAGTTCGACAAAGCCAACATCATTCTTTTAAACAATGAACCTGTAGGATTATTGAAGATCAGCAGAACCGGTCATAAAACAGAAGTTCTTCAGCTTCAGATTGATCCCGGCCAGCAGGGAAAAGGCCTTGGAAAAAAGATTTTGGGCAATATTCTCACAGAATCTTCCGCAGAAGAAAAAACAGTATCATTAAGTGTATTAAAAACAAATAAAGCCCAACATTTATATACAAGCTTAGGTTTTAAAACAGTAAACGAGGATGAGCATTCCTTTTTTATGGAATTTCAGGGTGGCTTCGAGAGCCTCAGCCCCTTCAGTAGATAA
- a CDS encoding TerD family protein: MVTIYQGKQNNQHFGMIENAFIRAVDAKGKEITKYSLSGDASMNGKCAMVFAEAYRHNGDWKFRAIGEPHHTDNFIEILKQYAYSN; this comes from the coding sequence TTGGTTACCATTTATCAGGGAAAACAGAATAACCAGCATTTTGGAATGATAGAAAATGCCTTTATCAGAGCAGTAGATGCCAAAGGAAAAGAAATTACAAAATACAGCCTTTCAGGAGATGCAAGCATGAACGGAAAATGTGCCATGGTTTTTGCCGAAGCATACCGTCACAATGGCGACTGGAAGTTCCGTGCTATAGGAGAACCTCATCATACAGATAACTTTATTGAGATCCTGAAACAGTACGCGTACAGCAATTAA